A region from the Sutcliffiella horikoshii genome encodes:
- a CDS encoding cell wall-binding repeat-containing protein: MKRIKLLTLFMVFTLVLPQSINAQENNLCMQPPYEEIDLLLTKEALSQEIPAEIVKAIAFEESGWVQCKDGEPLVAPDNGIGIMQITDHSNEYDEERLKYDIEYNIQVGVSILNEKYGYSGINIPVLNDGDRDTIENWYFAVMAYNGIKQVNSPLIRATGERNFESYQDRVFQRIGKSSDLNINVALETVELSHLNYGENGSLSFNKMAYTQEGIVHKTKHKFQPKELVVATEEVNIRNIPGATGTSLGKINQEVVMIEDSFIYDTAAYKRNFNHFVWYPVSSELESIEKNGYVASSYLTSFGKRISGPDRYSTANEIAREGWETAETVIIASGQNFPDALAGAPLAYKLDAPILLTKKDSLPEQTKNMIEELGARKVIILGGTGAVSDDVKKSIEMNKSVEVERISGASRYETAVKIAERLGGAPEKAVIANGSNFPDALAIAPYAAKNGYPILLIKEKSETINEPTAKLLKDKEIRQTIVAGGTSAVTDAVLEELPGGKRISGKDRYATSVEIIKELDLPTENIYTATGRSFADALTGSVLAAKKGTSILLVDDKERPVVSELVSGRNLSNFQVLGGRSAVNDKALNLLFKASKGVYNTAVLSEEERKVIELVNAERIKYGVNPLYTHVQLSLVAREKSLDMKVNGYFNHTSPVYGTPFEMMNHFKIEYTSASENIARGHLTPEQVVNAWMNSEGHRANILNPDITHIGVGYEKESKHWTQMFIGK, translated from the coding sequence TTGAAGAGAATTAAGTTATTAACATTATTTATGGTATTTACTTTAGTATTACCTCAATCTATTAATGCACAAGAGAACAATCTATGTATGCAACCTCCATATGAGGAGATTGATTTATTGCTAACAAAAGAAGCCTTGTCTCAAGAAATCCCAGCAGAAATAGTTAAAGCAATTGCGTTTGAAGAATCAGGGTGGGTGCAGTGTAAAGATGGAGAACCTTTGGTTGCTCCAGATAATGGCATAGGGATAATGCAAATAACGGACCACTCCAATGAGTATGATGAAGAGAGATTAAAGTATGACATAGAATACAACATACAAGTTGGGGTTAGTATTCTAAATGAAAAATACGGTTATAGCGGCATTAATATTCCAGTGCTAAATGATGGAGACCGCGATACTATTGAAAATTGGTATTTTGCGGTAATGGCATATAACGGGATTAAACAAGTAAATAGTCCACTAATAAGAGCTACTGGGGAAAGAAATTTTGAATCTTATCAAGATCGTGTTTTCCAACGTATTGGGAAAAGTTCGGATCTGAATATAAATGTTGCTTTAGAAACGGTAGAATTATCCCATCTAAATTATGGTGAAAACGGATCATTATCGTTTAATAAAATGGCTTATACACAAGAAGGGATTGTACATAAAACAAAGCATAAGTTTCAGCCAAAGGAACTTGTTGTAGCAACGGAGGAAGTTAACATTAGAAATATCCCTGGGGCTACAGGGACAAGTCTTGGGAAAATTAATCAGGAAGTAGTCATGATTGAAGACTCGTTTATCTATGATACGGCTGCATACAAAAGAAATTTTAATCATTTTGTTTGGTATCCTGTATCTAGCGAACTAGAAAGCATTGAGAAGAATGGCTATGTCGCTTCTTCTTATTTAACTTCTTTCGGTAAAAGAATATCTGGTCCAGATAGATATTCTACAGCTAATGAAATAGCACGTGAAGGCTGGGAAACAGCTGAGACAGTTATCATTGCAAGTGGTCAGAACTTCCCAGATGCTTTGGCAGGTGCACCTCTAGCGTATAAACTAGATGCTCCAATTCTTTTAACTAAAAAAGACAGTCTTCCAGAGCAGACAAAGAATATGATTGAGGAGCTTGGTGCAAGGAAGGTAATCATATTAGGCGGCACGGGTGCAGTCAGTGATGATGTGAAGAAGAGCATTGAGATGAACAAAAGTGTTGAAGTGGAACGAATAAGTGGTGCAAGCCGTTATGAAACAGCTGTTAAGATAGCAGAACGCTTGGGAGGCGCACCTGAGAAAGCAGTAATTGCTAACGGGTCAAATTTTCCAGATGCACTTGCTATTGCTCCTTATGCAGCGAAAAACGGCTACCCAATACTATTAATCAAAGAAAAATCTGAAACTATCAATGAGCCAACAGCAAAATTATTGAAAGATAAAGAGATTAGACAAACTATTGTAGCAGGAGGCACCTCTGCAGTGACTGATGCGGTGTTGGAAGAATTACCAGGAGGGAAACGTATTTCTGGTAAAGACCGTTATGCTACATCTGTTGAAATTATAAAAGAGCTCGACCTTCCGACTGAAAATATCTATACAGCTACAGGTCGCTCATTTGCTGATGCTTTAACAGGTTCTGTCCTTGCAGCGAAAAAAGGAACGTCCATTTTACTGGTTGATGATAAAGAAAGACCAGTCGTTTCTGAGCTGGTGAGTGGTAGGAATCTTTCTAACTTCCAAGTACTTGGTGGCAGAAGTGCGGTAAATGATAAAGCTCTAAACTTACTCTTTAAAGCTAGTAAAGGTGTTTACAATACTGCTGTATTAAGTGAAGAAGAAAGAAAAGTAATTGAATTGGTTAATGCGGAGCGAATAAAATATGGTGTTAATCCACTTTATACCCATGTCCAATTAAGCTTGGTAGCAAGAGAAAAATCGCTAGATATGAAAGTTAATGGATACTTTAACCATACAAGTCCTGTTTACGGTACTCCATTCGAGATGATGAATCATTTCAAAATTGAGTACACTAGTGCTTCAGAGAATATCGCAAGGGGTCACTTGACTCCTGAACAAGTTGTTAATGCTTGGATGAACTCTGAGGGTCACAGAGCGAATATATTAAACCCTGATATAACGCATATTGGTGTAGGGTATGAAAAAGAGTCTAAGCATTGGACCCAGATGTTTATTGGAAAATGA
- the tagU gene encoding polyisoprenyl-teichoic acid--peptidoglycan teichoic acid transferase TagU has translation MFKKKWFIILVSILGIATIGVGIFAFSVYKSLEDAASSMHTPLERSNSEKRTTEVDFNQKDPLAFLILGVDERPGDRGRSDSMIVLTVNPNEKSIQMVSIPRDTRTEIIGKGFDDKINHAYAFGGPEMSIATVENFLDIPIDYFVQVNMESFKDIVDAVGGVTVNNKLEFSHNGHHFPLGEIDLDGEEALSFSRMRYIDSDFGRQQRQRDVIQGVINKGASISSVTKIDDILDILGNNVRTNLTFDEMVDIQSNYKEARHTLSQHQLTGTGTKINNIYYLLVDENDRLALSNQLKEHLELDSEVAKNN, from the coding sequence ATGTTCAAGAAAAAATGGTTTATTATATTAGTAAGTATTTTAGGTATTGCGACTATAGGTGTTGGAATCTTTGCTTTTAGTGTGTATAAGTCGCTAGAAGATGCTGCATCTTCTATGCACACTCCACTTGAAAGGTCTAACTCTGAAAAAAGAACGACTGAAGTTGACTTCAATCAAAAAGATCCATTAGCTTTTCTGATCTTAGGGGTAGACGAAAGACCTGGAGATAGAGGGCGTTCAGATTCTATGATTGTTCTGACCGTTAATCCAAATGAAAAGTCTATTCAAATGGTAAGTATCCCACGTGATACAAGAACAGAAATAATCGGAAAAGGTTTTGATGATAAAATTAACCATGCTTATGCATTTGGTGGTCCAGAAATGTCGATTGCCACTGTCGAGAACTTTCTTGATATTCCCATAGATTATTTTGTTCAAGTAAATATGGAAAGCTTTAAGGATATTGTAGATGCCGTTGGAGGTGTCACGGTTAATAACAAATTAGAATTCAGTCATAATGGACATCATTTCCCCTTAGGAGAAATTGATTTAGACGGAGAGGAAGCTTTGAGTTTCTCAAGAATGCGCTATATTGATAGCGACTTTGGTAGACAGCAAAGACAGCGCGATGTTATTCAAGGTGTTATTAACAAAGGTGCATCCATTTCTTCCGTCACAAAAATTGACGACATTCTTGACATATTAGGTAATAATGTCCGTACCAATTTAACATTCGATGAAATGGTGGACATTCAGTCCAACTATAAAGAAGCACGTCATACACTTTCTCAACACCAGTTAACAGGAACTGGTACAAAAATTAACAACATCTACTACCTACTTGTAGATGAAAACGACCGCTTGGCACTTTCCAATCAGCTAAAAGAGCATCTTGAGCTTGACTCAGAAGTTGCGAAAAATAACTAA
- a CDS encoding cell wall-binding repeat-containing protein, with amino-acid sequence MKVLVMLVVFALLLPQSISAQENTGCKQPSSLIEIDRLLTEEAHKQDVPAEIVKAIAFVEAGGWVHCVGDKALISEDGGIGIMQVTDPEGEYKLDHNRLVSDIQYNIEKGVMILNDKFERFSGKGIPTLNDRNRNYIENWYFALMAYNGIVPKNSPLILNDEDKKGQRNMESYQDRVFTVLEDGNPGLNLNRTLDQIKPEDLEYVKNSGGKEIVNFKKKMYTIYGPLSHTTHLFGPDDLVRVDEKVRRRSEPSTVKQTQDYFNPGVLTIESMFKTDETPKSNEEGSYNHFGWYLASNGAMKNEWTGHLASSYLKPLGKRISGTDRYKTAAKISEEGWGNKADTVIIANGSNFPDALSGAPLAYKLNAPILLTSHKQFKLNESTKAKIKELGATKAIILGGESAVSSEVQSTLKNMNLTVKRIAGKDRYETSALIAKELGVTSKAVVASGSNFPDALAIAPYAAKSGIPILLTKGGGSEPLNSIVANTIKNNKVTSTIVVGGDNVVSKKAFDALPKADRIAGKDRYATSVAIIEELNMPTDMLYVATGKSFADALTGSVLAAKENAAILLIGNTQNQESIETTNLIAKHNIDTFHVLGGDSAVNNDVLSRLILK; translated from the coding sequence ATGAAAGTGTTAGTAATGTTAGTGGTATTTGCATTACTATTGCCACAATCCATTAGTGCGCAAGAAAATACGGGGTGTAAACAACCGTCTTCGTTAATAGAGATTGACCGTTTGTTGACAGAAGAGGCACATAAACAAGACGTACCCGCGGAAATTGTTAAAGCCATTGCCTTTGTAGAAGCAGGAGGTTGGGTTCACTGCGTGGGAGATAAAGCTCTTATATCTGAAGATGGTGGAATTGGCATTATGCAAGTCACAGATCCTGAAGGGGAGTATAAACTTGATCATAATAGATTAGTTTCCGACATTCAATATAATATCGAAAAAGGTGTGATGATTCTCAATGACAAGTTTGAGAGATTCAGTGGGAAGGGAATTCCAACACTTAATGATAGAAACCGTAATTATATTGAGAACTGGTATTTCGCGTTGATGGCTTATAACGGTATTGTACCTAAGAATAGCCCACTCATTCTAAATGATGAAGATAAAAAGGGGCAAAGAAACATGGAGTCTTATCAAGATCGTGTTTTTACGGTTTTGGAAGACGGTAACCCTGGATTAAATCTAAATCGGACACTGGATCAGATCAAACCTGAGGATTTAGAGTATGTAAAAAATTCAGGTGGAAAAGAAATAGTTAACTTTAAAAAGAAAATGTACACTATTTACGGACCGTTGTCACATACTACTCACTTGTTTGGACCTGACGATTTAGTTAGAGTGGATGAAAAGGTTAGAAGAAGATCGGAACCAAGTACGGTTAAACAAACTCAAGATTATTTTAACCCAGGTGTTTTAACAATAGAAAGTATGTTCAAAACCGATGAAACGCCTAAAAGTAATGAAGAAGGTTCCTATAATCATTTTGGATGGTATTTGGCTTCCAACGGAGCGATGAAGAATGAATGGACAGGTCATCTGGCCTCGTCATATTTAAAGCCATTGGGAAAAAGAATCTCAGGAACGGATAGATATAAAACTGCTGCCAAGATTTCGGAAGAAGGATGGGGGAATAAAGCGGATACGGTAATTATTGCAAACGGCAGCAATTTCCCAGATGCCTTATCTGGTGCACCTTTAGCGTACAAGCTAAATGCACCAATCTTGCTAACTTCCCATAAACAATTCAAATTAAATGAATCTACTAAAGCAAAAATAAAAGAGTTAGGGGCAACAAAGGCAATCATCTTAGGTGGAGAAAGTGCCGTATCTTCTGAGGTTCAATCTACTCTAAAAAATATGAACTTGACAGTTAAACGAATTGCTGGAAAAGACCGTTATGAAACATCTGCCCTTATTGCGAAAGAACTAGGTGTTACTTCTAAAGCAGTTGTAGCTAGTGGCAGCAACTTTCCAGATGCTCTTGCCATTGCACCATATGCCGCCAAAAGTGGCATCCCTATTTTGTTAACAAAAGGTGGAGGAAGCGAACCTTTAAATTCCATTGTGGCTAATACCATTAAGAACAATAAGGTTACTTCAACCATTGTAGTAGGTGGAGATAATGTAGTAAGTAAAAAAGCATTTGATGCCTTACCTAAAGCTGATAGAATTGCCGGTAAGGATCGTTATGCTACATCTGTTGCGATCATTGAAGAACTTAACATGCCAACAGATATGCTTTATGTTGCAACAGGAAAGAGCTTTGCTGATGCATTGACCGGCTCTGTTTTAGCAGCTAAGGAGAATGCAGCAATCTTGCTAATTGGAAATACGCAAAACCAAGAGAGCATAGAAACCACAAATCTCATTGCTAAACACAACATTGATACTTTCCATGTACTAGGAGGAGACTCTGCAGTCAATAATGATGTATTGAGCAGACTTATCCTTAAATAA
- a CDS encoding cell wall-binding repeat-containing protein — translation MTEKTYIPDALTGSVLAAKRNAPLLLVNPTYLPTETLQLARARDFSSISVLGWYFCCTNRYRY, via the coding sequence TTGACTGAAAAGACCTATATTCCAGATGCATTGACTGGATCAGTATTGGCTGCTAAAAGGAATGCACCACTTCTACTTGTGAATCCAACATACTTACCAACAGAAACGTTGCAGTTGGCACGTGCTAGAGATTTTTCCAGTATATCTGTTCTGGGGTGGTACTTCTGCTGTACGAACAGATACCGTTATTAA
- a CDS encoding tyrosine-protein phosphatase, producing the protein MIDIHCHILPSVDDGARHMTESLEMARAAYSEGITKIVATPHHNNGQYYNIREEILEKVKELNDRLEKEGIDITVLPGQETRISGELLEQYERDELLTMNDGDKYIFIELPSSQVPLYTEKIIYDIQMKGLTPIIVHPERNAELIENPEKLYQLVKKGACTQVTAASVAGKFGKKIKKFSLELIEANLTHFVASDAHNLKGRNFQMAEAFNVIEKECGTDAKYLLLENAELLVEGSMVIKEVPERIKKKKKLFGILG; encoded by the coding sequence ATGATAGATATTCACTGTCACATCCTTCCATCGGTAGATGATGGTGCTAGACACATGACAGAAAGCTTGGAAATGGCACGTGCTGCTTATAGTGAAGGTATAACAAAAATAGTAGCAACTCCTCACCATAACAACGGGCAATATTACAATATAAGAGAAGAGATTCTTGAAAAGGTAAAAGAGTTGAACGACAGGTTGGAAAAAGAAGGAATTGATATTACTGTGTTACCTGGTCAGGAGACCAGAATCTCAGGAGAACTGTTGGAGCAATATGAAAGAGACGAACTGCTGACAATGAATGACGGAGATAAATATATTTTTATAGAATTACCTTCAAGTCAAGTGCCTCTATATACGGAAAAAATTATCTATGATATACAGATGAAAGGCCTCACCCCAATTATCGTACATCCCGAGAGAAATGCTGAATTGATTGAAAATCCCGAGAAACTCTACCAATTAGTAAAAAAAGGTGCTTGTACACAGGTTACCGCTGCAAGTGTAGCCGGTAAATTCGGTAAGAAAATAAAGAAGTTCTCTTTAGAACTCATTGAAGCTAATCTGACTCATTTTGTTGCATCTGATGCTCATAATTTAAAGGGAAGAAACTTCCAAATGGCGGAAGCCTTTAATGTAATTGAAAAAGAGTGTGGTACTGATGCAAAATATTTGTTATTAGAAAATGCTGAATTACTGGTGGAAGGTTCCATGGTAATAAAAGAAGTACCTGAGAGAATTAAAAAGAAAAAGAAGTTATTTGGTATTTTAGGGTAG
- the tuaG gene encoding teichuronic acid biosynthesis protein TuaG yields MSSSLVSVITPSYNAEKFISATIESVRTQTYTNWEMIIVDDCSKDTTREILKKYAELDPRIKPIFLEENSGAAVARNTALKAAQGDYVAFLDSDDLWVLDKLEKQLAFMQENDYAFSFTAYNLMDENGKPLDKVIDVPEQIDYKGLLKNTIIGCLTVMIDTRKVEPLQMPLIRTRQDFALWLKVLREGHIAYGMQEPLANYRIVEGSISSNKLKTAKRNWYVYREIEKLSLPYASWCFINYAFYAIKKRVQA; encoded by the coding sequence ATGTCTTCCTCACTTGTTTCAGTGATTACTCCCTCCTATAATGCGGAGAAGTTTATATCAGCAACAATCGAATCAGTTCGAACTCAAACATATACAAATTGGGAAATGATCATTGTTGATGATTGTTCAAAGGATACAACAAGAGAAATCTTAAAAAAATATGCTGAATTAGATCCAAGAATTAAGCCAATCTTTCTAGAAGAAAACAGCGGTGCAGCGGTGGCAAGGAATACCGCTTTAAAAGCAGCTCAAGGAGACTATGTTGCTTTCTTGGATAGTGACGACTTATGGGTGTTGGATAAGCTGGAAAAACAATTGGCTTTTATGCAAGAAAATGATTATGCATTCAGTTTTACAGCTTACAACTTAATGGATGAAAACGGGAAACCACTTGATAAAGTGATAGATGTTCCTGAGCAAATTGATTACAAAGGCCTTTTGAAAAACACGATAATTGGATGTCTGACGGTAATGATCGACACAAGAAAAGTAGAACCTCTGCAGATGCCATTAATTCGGACAAGGCAAGATTTTGCACTTTGGTTAAAAGTTCTGCGCGAAGGTCATATTGCATATGGAATGCAGGAGCCTTTGGCCAACTATCGAATTGTCGAAGGGTCTATCTCAAGTAACAAATTAAAGACAGCCAAAAGAAATTGGTATGTTTATCGAGAAATTGAAAAGCTAAGTCTACCTTATGCAAGCTGGTGCTTTATTAATTATGCTTTCTATGCAATAAAAAAACGAGTACAAGCATAA
- a CDS encoding SGNH/GDSL hydrolase family protein, with the protein MRAIMMLVVLTCIGAIVYGNFHWNAKLGSAMDQEYVSTSANTNPSNTDEKVVGNKEELTEQDFGEIPLEVSEFLLEKQNKGEVVELVIIGSEVNELADNKWSKLFKEELETTYEGLFNITVNAIPGEVTTADVVNESLYLENVVTKPDIVILEPFLLESNGFIIMEHSLQNISTMIDGLKEKNPELFVFLQPGQPLRNATYYPMDVEELKTWAEENGYPYINHWESWPKESDEVSKYIVNDDIIPNEEGHKIWAEHLIDYFIGETKN; encoded by the coding sequence ATGAGAGCGATAATGATGTTAGTGGTTTTAACTTGTATTGGTGCAATAGTATATGGAAATTTCCATTGGAACGCTAAATTGGGGTCTGCAATGGATCAAGAATATGTGAGTACTAGCGCCAATACTAATCCATCAAATACTGATGAAAAAGTGGTGGGAAATAAGGAAGAATTGACGGAGCAAGATTTTGGGGAGATCCCTTTAGAAGTATCAGAATTCCTTTTAGAAAAACAAAATAAAGGTGAAGTAGTAGAACTTGTAATTATCGGCTCAGAAGTTAACGAGTTAGCCGATAATAAATGGTCTAAATTGTTCAAAGAAGAGTTGGAAACTACATATGAAGGACTATTTAACATAACAGTAAATGCTATACCTGGTGAAGTGACAACAGCTGATGTAGTGAATGAAAGTCTTTATTTGGAGAATGTAGTTACAAAACCTGACATTGTTATTTTGGAGCCGTTCTTACTGGAAAGTAACGGTTTTATTATAATGGAACATTCTCTTCAGAACATTTCAACTATGATTGACGGTTTAAAAGAGAAGAATCCTGAACTTTTTGTGTTTCTACAACCTGGACAACCTCTTCGAAATGCAACTTATTACCCCATGGATGTTGAGGAATTGAAAACATGGGCGGAAGAGAATGGTTATCCTTATATTAACCATTGGGAAAGTTGGCCAAAAGAATCAGATGAGGTTTCAAAATACATAGTAAATGACGATATTATACCGAATGAAGAAGGTCACAAAATCTGGGCAGAGCATTTAATAGATTATTTTATAGGTGAAACTAAAAATTAA
- a CDS encoding SGNH/GDSL hydrolase family protein has translation MKNIIIILLCTVAISLIFLGKVQYDNKIAQAGKVTSQDQPMEVEDNNLLDLTRNMDDELKNSIKKKMDSEETIKLLIVGSDAIMNSDSNNSPWPLQVKNALEENYGVHTFDIEIMNFEKITTNHLIETKGHDEIAAVSPDVLIIEPLLLNDNGFVKMEDTLGNLEMIIDSVKKINNEAYVIIQPPNPIYEPETYMEQVNALEEYAMQNNIEYFNHWEVWPDTSSENIKSFLQGTFPNAKGQSIWADFIIEYFIAE, from the coding sequence ATGAAAAATATTATCATTATACTATTATGTACGGTAGCAATATCTTTAATATTTTTAGGTAAGGTGCAGTATGATAATAAAATTGCACAGGCGGGAAAAGTTACAAGTCAAGACCAACCAATGGAGGTGGAAGACAACAATCTACTAGATTTAACAAGAAATATGGATGATGAATTAAAAAATAGTATAAAGAAAAAAATGGATTCTGAAGAAACTATCAAACTGTTAATTGTTGGTTCTGACGCAATTATGAATAGTGATTCCAACAATTCGCCTTGGCCATTACAGGTGAAAAATGCGCTAGAAGAGAACTATGGTGTACATACTTTTGATATTGAAATAATGAACTTTGAAAAGATAACTACCAATCATTTAATTGAGACAAAAGGTCACGATGAGATAGCTGCTGTCAGCCCTGATGTATTAATTATAGAGCCCTTACTATTGAATGATAACGGTTTTGTTAAAATGGAAGATACACTGGGAAATTTAGAGATGATTATCGATTCAGTTAAGAAGATTAACAATGAAGCATATGTGATAATACAGCCACCAAATCCTATATATGAACCAGAGACATATATGGAACAAGTTAACGCATTGGAAGAGTACGCGATGCAAAATAATATCGAGTATTTTAACCATTGGGAGGTTTGGCCAGACACATCTTCTGAAAATATCAAATCATTTCTCCAAGGCACATTCCCTAATGCTAAAGGGCAAAGCATTTGGGCTGATTTTATAATAGAGTATTTTATTGCTGAATAA
- a CDS encoding sugar transferase: MGNLLDEKSRRLLFILTDLLIITISYLLAFYVRYETYDAKNWDSFLVVLPWVLLISTFFLSVYEVNPSRRKRFFDYIGSILVSTFSITVATMAISFFFRAFGLPRSVILLSFLFSVVLLIIWKMIFISFKKATNPEDILLICKPQDKLRLTYQIKDTFASKVNIKYAEYHTPLDDTFKAIKKSDSVILGPKDTDEKKSSIIYYAFKNKKNLYLVPSFYDLLLSKSDITPFEDTMALSVKKFGLTVDQQILKRAFDLAVSILVLPFILPFFLLGVLLIKIQEPRGSIFYSQARLGKDNKEFQILKLRTMIENAEGSTGPMLATDKDPRITKVGNFLRATRIDELPQIFNVLKGDMSIVGPRPERSFFIEQFKKDISSYQYRNTVKPGITGYAQIMGKYTTSVEDKLRFDLHYIRNFSVMFDIVIILRTVLVMVDKTKSEGVKESQTANQKTS, translated from the coding sequence TTGGGCAATTTACTTGATGAAAAAAGTCGTCGTCTGCTGTTTATATTAACTGATCTACTAATTATAACCATATCATATCTCTTAGCTTTTTATGTGCGTTACGAAACCTATGATGCAAAGAATTGGGACTCATTCCTTGTTGTCCTGCCGTGGGTACTATTAATCAGCACGTTCTTTTTGTCCGTATATGAAGTCAACCCTTCTCGAAGAAAGCGGTTCTTTGACTACATCGGAAGTATACTAGTCAGTACTTTTTCCATCACTGTCGCTACCATGGCAATTTCTTTCTTTTTCCGTGCATTTGGTTTACCAAGATCTGTAATCTTATTATCATTTTTATTCTCAGTTGTCTTATTGATTATTTGGAAAATGATATTTATTTCTTTCAAGAAAGCAACCAACCCGGAAGATATCTTGCTCATATGCAAACCACAAGACAAATTAAGGCTTACTTATCAGATAAAAGATACTTTTGCCTCTAAAGTTAATATCAAGTATGCAGAATACCACACACCACTTGATGATACATTTAAAGCTATTAAGAAGTCTGATTCCGTCATATTAGGACCAAAGGATACAGACGAGAAAAAAAGTTCAATCATCTATTATGCTTTCAAAAATAAAAAGAATTTATACTTAGTGCCATCCTTTTATGATTTATTGTTATCTAAATCAGATATTACTCCTTTTGAAGATACGATGGCTCTTTCTGTGAAAAAATTCGGATTAACTGTCGATCAACAAATCTTAAAGAGAGCTTTTGATCTTGCCGTTTCCATTTTAGTACTTCCATTTATCCTTCCTTTCTTTTTGTTGGGAGTATTACTTATTAAGATTCAGGAGCCTAGAGGGTCAATTTTCTACTCTCAAGCACGTCTAGGAAAAGATAACAAAGAGTTCCAAATTCTAAAGTTGCGTACGATGATAGAAAATGCAGAAGGATCTACAGGACCTATGCTGGCTACTGACAAAGATCCTCGTATTACGAAAGTCGGAAACTTTTTGAGAGCTACAAGAATTGACGAATTACCTCAAATCTTTAATGTATTAAAAGGGGATATGTCAATTGTCGGCCCTAGACCGGAGAGAAGTTTCTTTATTGAGCAGTTTAAAAAGGACATCAGCTCCTACCAGTACCGTAACACTGTAAAACCTGGCATAACTGGTTACGCACAAATTATGGGGAAATACACAACAAGTGTAGAGGACAAATTACGTTTTGATCTTCACTATATCCGTAATTTCTCAGTGATGTTTGATATTGTTATCATTTTAAGGACTGTTCTGGTAATGGTTGATAAAACCAAGTCAGAAGGAGTTAAGGAATCTCAAACTGCAAATCAAAAAACCTCATAA